Proteins co-encoded in one Gleimia hominis genomic window:
- the dprA gene encoding DNA-processing protein DprA: MSIDYADPKQVACAWSALVEPGDESAGILVDALGAAQALEWVLSKPAADSLPSTLICDESGQERPWVRALARWLPRLEKLNVERDLEAIDRVGGSVIYRGHPNWPVEFNDLGNAAPHALWIRGELKQQMRVALVGARACTHYGRELARDFAWELTRAGKTVVSGGALGIDTAAHAGAVRGGHTVAVMAGGVCNLYPRSNEELFYSIMETGAIISEGSPFSRPARWRFLARNRLIAAYCSATIVVEAGYRSGALATLNRALELGRAVGAVPGSVFSSQSAGCHEAIRDGASLVASAQQICELVDPIGTQLELTLPAKAAGESKQSSPTNLSDAQQRVWDALPRRGWASADNVACEAGLSMQEVLPALAALVLAGQCRGGNGVYARS, encoded by the coding sequence GTGAGTATTGATTACGCGGATCCGAAGCAGGTGGCGTGTGCGTGGAGCGCACTCGTGGAGCCCGGTGATGAGTCCGCCGGAATACTGGTAGATGCGCTCGGAGCGGCGCAGGCACTGGAATGGGTACTGAGTAAACCTGCAGCGGATTCGCTTCCCAGCACGCTGATCTGTGACGAGTCAGGTCAGGAACGGCCGTGGGTGCGAGCTCTAGCCCGGTGGCTACCGCGGTTAGAGAAGTTGAACGTAGAGCGGGACTTGGAAGCAATCGACCGGGTTGGTGGCAGTGTAATCTATCGGGGGCACCCAAATTGGCCGGTGGAGTTCAACGATTTGGGTAATGCTGCGCCACATGCCCTGTGGATCCGTGGGGAATTGAAGCAGCAGATGCGAGTGGCGCTGGTGGGTGCGCGTGCCTGCACGCATTACGGGCGTGAGTTAGCGCGGGATTTCGCGTGGGAACTCACCCGCGCGGGTAAGACCGTGGTTTCGGGAGGTGCGCTGGGCATAGATACTGCGGCCCACGCCGGTGCGGTGCGAGGTGGGCACACGGTAGCGGTCATGGCCGGTGGGGTGTGTAATCTTTACCCGCGTTCTAATGAGGAACTGTTTTATTCAATCATGGAAACGGGAGCGATCATTTCAGAGGGCAGCCCGTTTTCGCGTCCGGCTCGCTGGCGGTTTTTAGCAAGAAACAGGTTGATTGCTGCCTACTGCTCAGCCACTATCGTGGTTGAGGCAGGGTACCGGTCGGGTGCGTTGGCTACGTTGAACCGGGCTCTAGAACTGGGCCGGGCTGTGGGCGCAGTACCGGGCTCTGTGTTTTCGAGTCAGTCTGCGGGTTGTCACGAGGCGATCCGCGACGGCGCATCCCTGGTGGCGAGTGCTCAGCAAATCTGTGAGCTGGTGGATCCGATTGGGACGCAGTTGGAGTTGACTTTGCCAGCTAAGGCGGCGGGGGAGAGTAAGCAGAGCTCGCCAACAAACTTATCTGATGCCCAGCAGCGAGTGTGGGATGCTCTGCCGCGCCGCGGATGGGCATCTGCCGATAATGTTGCTTGTGAAGCTGGTTTATCTATGCAAGAAGTACTGCCTGCACTAGCGGCTTTGGTGTTGGCTGGGCAGTGCCGCGGTGGTAATGGGGTGTATGCGCGCTCTTAG
- a CDS encoding YifB family Mg chelatase-like AAA ATPase has protein sequence MSSPAILVKTHGCAFCGTQGHIVTVETHLASGVPGFHLVGLPDTSIKEARDRVRAAVQSCGLAWVQKRITVNLSPASLPKAGAAFDLAIAVGMLAARGRVKAAAIENCVFVAELGLDGSLRPARAVLIAALASRKAGYTTLVVARESLDEASLVPGIRVRAYSHLRDLVSDFGGTLPAGLPVVPQESVSENPADTEDENLDLSEVRGQNYAVRGMILAASGGHHLVMNGEPGAGKTMIARRLPTFLPDLSAEDSVEVTAVHSIAGKFSAANGLIVRPPIQSPHHSATMVALIGGGAGMPMPGAVSLAHGGVLFLDEAAEFPVRVLDALRQPLESGVVTIHRAREIVRFPARFQLVMATNPCPCGFRNSRRRACKCSSIQLRRYAARLSGPLMDRVDIQINVTAPSAAALSEPPVWSSARAREMVVAARERSAHRWRTYPWSMNAHASSSVVRQVCSDFGVIDPIETALSRGRISLRGADRVLRLALTHADVAGRDVRLEDVYAALNYRNGEES, from the coding sequence ATGAGTTCCCCCGCGATTCTCGTTAAAACTCACGGTTGCGCGTTTTGCGGCACCCAGGGCCATATCGTCACGGTAGAAACCCATTTGGCGAGTGGTGTGCCTGGCTTTCACTTGGTGGGGCTACCCGACACTTCCATTAAAGAAGCGCGCGATCGGGTGCGGGCGGCAGTGCAGTCGTGCGGCCTGGCGTGGGTGCAGAAGCGGATTACTGTTAACCTCTCCCCAGCGTCACTGCCTAAGGCGGGAGCCGCGTTTGATTTAGCGATCGCGGTGGGAATGCTGGCGGCCCGGGGGCGGGTGAAGGCAGCAGCCATCGAAAACTGTGTGTTTGTTGCTGAACTTGGTTTAGATGGTTCACTGCGCCCTGCGCGTGCCGTCTTGATTGCCGCTCTGGCATCTAGAAAAGCTGGTTACACCACGCTCGTGGTGGCGCGTGAGTCGCTTGACGAAGCTTCACTGGTACCGGGAATCCGAGTGCGGGCATATTCGCATTTGCGCGATTTAGTATCTGATTTTGGGGGCACCCTTCCCGCGGGGCTACCGGTAGTGCCTCAAGAATCAGTGAGTGAAAACCCTGCGGATACCGAAGATGAGAATTTGGATTTAAGTGAGGTTCGGGGGCAGAACTATGCGGTTCGGGGCATGATCCTAGCGGCATCCGGTGGGCATCATCTGGTGATGAATGGGGAACCGGGAGCTGGGAAAACCATGATTGCCCGGCGGCTCCCAACGTTTTTGCCGGATTTGTCGGCTGAGGATTCGGTGGAAGTCACGGCGGTTCACTCGATTGCCGGTAAGTTCTCCGCCGCAAACGGGTTGATTGTAAGGCCCCCGATTCAAAGTCCGCACCATAGCGCCACCATGGTGGCACTAATTGGTGGAGGGGCGGGAATGCCCATGCCGGGCGCGGTTTCGTTGGCTCACGGCGGAGTCCTTTTCTTAGATGAGGCCGCTGAGTTCCCGGTGCGAGTGTTGGACGCGTTACGTCAACCTCTGGAAAGCGGGGTGGTGACGATTCACCGGGCGCGCGAGATTGTTCGCTTCCCAGCACGGTTTCAACTGGTGATGGCCACGAATCCGTGTCCGTGTGGATTTCGAAACTCCCGCCGGCGGGCCTGCAAATGCTCGTCGATACAGTTGCGTCGGTATGCGGCGCGGCTGTCTGGACCTTTGATGGACCGAGTGGATATTCAGATTAATGTGACTGCCCCGTCCGCCGCGGCTTTGTCCGAACCTCCCGTGTGGTCGAGCGCGCGGGCGCGCGAAATGGTGGTGGCAGCTCGTGAGCGCAGTGCTCATAGGTGGCGCACCTACCCGTGGTCTATGAATGCGCACGCGAGTTCTAGCGTGGTGCGCCAGGTTTGTTCAGACTTTGGGGTGATCGATCCAATCGAAACGGCACTCAGCCGCGGACGGATTTCTTTGCGCGGCGCGGATCGGGTGTTGCGGTTAGCGCTCACTCACGCGGACGTGGCTGGCAGAGATGTGCGTTTGGAAGATGTTTATGCGGCGTTGAACTATCGAAATGGGGAAGAATCGTGA
- a CDS encoding YraN family protein — MKRTRYALGRAGEDAAANYLRDTLGWRILERNYKRKHCELDIVADDGTQLVVVEVRTRRGSSCGTALESVTEAKLNRLHRGAHQWRCERGVNRGYRVDLLTVSVRGSHADLQLHRGIV; from the coding sequence ATGAAACGAACCCGTTATGCTTTAGGTCGAGCCGGAGAGGACGCGGCAGCTAACTATTTGCGTGATACATTGGGCTGGCGCATTTTAGAGCGCAACTACAAACGTAAGCACTGTGAACTGGATATCGTGGCGGATGACGGCACGCAACTGGTGGTGGTTGAGGTGCGCACGCGGCGCGGTTCCAGCTGCGGCACGGCGTTGGAATCCGTAACGGAAGCGAAACTAAATCGGCTCCATCGCGGTGCGCACCAGTGGCGGTGTGAACGCGGCGTGAACCGCGGTTACCGGGTAGACCTACTGACCGTGTCCGTGCGTGGCAGCCACGCGGACCTGCAACTGCACCGGGGGATCGTATGA
- a CDS encoding DUF2469 domain-containing protein, whose amino-acid sequence MNGDIESYENARELELFREYRDVVKLFKYVVETERRFYLCNEVDVQIHPVGQDVFFELRMRDAWVWDIYRSSRFVKSVRVMTFKDINVEELAKSELDIP is encoded by the coding sequence GTGAACGGTGATATTGAATCGTACGAGAACGCGCGTGAGCTTGAACTGTTCCGCGAGTACCGCGACGTCGTTAAGTTGTTCAAATACGTGGTGGAGACCGAACGTCGATTTTACTTGTGTAACGAAGTGGATGTGCAGATCCACCCGGTGGGCCAGGACGTGTTTTTTGAGTTGCGGATGCGGGACGCGTGGGTGTGGGATATTTACCGTTCATCTCGGTTTGTGAAGTCTGTGCGGGTGATGACGTTTAAAGATATTAACGTTGAGGAACTGGCTAAATCTGAGCTTGATATCCCCTAA
- a CDS encoding ribonuclease HII, whose protein sequence is MRFATPDFERSLMQPGAVVVGMDEVGRGSIAGPVAVGAATAGTGVPPTGLADSKLLSPRRRAEVFAAAAQWSRPCAVGFASAAEVDAVGISGALQLAGLRALEVIVRAVPAVSTVLLDGSVDWLTPRADLFADEDLPCRFARVGDPRVVTRIKADQECTVVAAASIVAKVARDHLMEALPDPGYSWASNKGYGSSAHRGAVASFGPSPLHRLSWKLG, encoded by the coding sequence ATGAGGTTTGCAACCCCGGATTTTGAACGTTCCTTAATGCAGCCCGGTGCGGTTGTGGTGGGGATGGATGAGGTTGGGCGCGGCTCGATTGCCGGGCCAGTTGCGGTGGGCGCGGCAACCGCCGGTACGGGGGTTCCACCGACCGGTTTGGCGGATTCTAAGCTGTTGTCGCCGCGGCGCCGCGCGGAAGTTTTTGCTGCTGCGGCGCAGTGGTCGCGGCCGTGCGCAGTGGGGTTTGCTTCGGCAGCTGAGGTGGATGCCGTCGGGATTTCGGGGGCGTTGCAGTTAGCTGGTTTGCGGGCATTGGAGGTTATCGTGCGAGCCGTACCCGCGGTGTCTACCGTGCTGTTGGACGGTTCGGTTGATTGGTTGACGCCTCGCGCGGACCTGTTTGCGGACGAGGATTTGCCGTGCCGTTTTGCTCGCGTGGGTGATCCACGGGTGGTTACGCGGATTAAGGCGGATCAGGAGTGTACGGTGGTGGCTGCAGCGTCGATTGTGGCGAAGGTGGCCCGCGATCACCTGATGGAAGCGCTGCCGGATCCGGGGTACAGTTGGGCTTCGAATAAAGGGTATGGTTCTTCTGCGCATCGCGGCGCGGTGGCGAGCTTTGGGCCGTCTCCGTTGCACCGGTTGTCGTGGAAGCTTGGGTAG
- the lepB gene encoding signal peptidase I — MVATGNAQGETRVDRRKGRAKRSGWRTLGEYTMVIVVALVLSALIRAFIMQAFWIPSSSMEDTLQVGDNVVTSRLTPAVFDLERGDVIVFSDTQGWLPPAQKKQGAAKYINDALVFVGLRPAGGTQHLVKRLIGLPGDRVKCCNARGQLEVNGKSVAEPYLAPGADNRLLPFDVTVPDNHLWVMGDNRNYSADSRVHLQDGKMPFVNVNDVVGRAKFVAWPVSHWSDPNHNEVFTGVPNAKRK; from the coding sequence ATGGTAGCCACAGGGAACGCGCAAGGAGAAACCCGGGTGGATAGGCGCAAGGGGCGCGCTAAGCGCAGTGGCTGGCGGACCCTGGGGGAGTACACCATGGTGATTGTGGTGGCTCTGGTGCTTTCCGCGTTGATCCGCGCGTTCATAATGCAGGCGTTTTGGATTCCCTCTTCTTCTATGGAAGATACCCTGCAGGTGGGGGATAACGTGGTTACTTCCCGGCTAACCCCAGCGGTGTTTGATCTTGAACGCGGGGACGTGATTGTGTTTTCGGATACGCAGGGGTGGTTGCCACCGGCTCAGAAGAAGCAGGGGGCGGCGAAGTACATCAATGACGCATTAGTGTTTGTGGGGTTGCGGCCAGCTGGGGGAACTCAACATCTGGTGAAGCGATTGATTGGTCTGCCCGGTGACCGGGTTAAGTGCTGTAATGCGCGGGGGCAGCTTGAGGTCAATGGGAAATCGGTTGCGGAACCGTATTTGGCGCCGGGGGCGGATAATCGACTGTTACCATTTGACGTCACGGTGCCTGATAACCACTTGTGGGTGATGGGGGATAACCGCAACTATTCTGCGGATTCGCGGGTTCACCTTCAGGATGGGAAGATGCCGTTTGTGAATGTGAATGACGTGGTGGGCCGCGCGAAGTTTGTTGCGTGGCCGGTTTCGCATTGGTCTGATCCAAATCACAATGAGGTGTTCACTGGTGTGCCGAATGCGAAGCGGAAATGA
- the rplS gene encoding 50S ribosomal protein L19 yields MQRLDAVDAASLRDNIPQFQAGDSVRVNVRVTEGNRTRIQVFEGLVIRRQGEGVRETFTVRKVSFGVGVERTFPVHTPTVDSIEVTRRGRVRRAKLYYLRDRHGKAARIREKR; encoded by the coding sequence ATGCAACGTCTAGATGCTGTAGACGCAGCTTCCTTGCGGGACAACATTCCGCAGTTCCAAGCGGGGGATTCCGTGCGCGTTAACGTGCGGGTTACCGAAGGTAACCGCACCCGTATTCAGGTGTTCGAAGGCCTGGTTATTCGCCGTCAGGGCGAGGGCGTGCGCGAGACCTTCACCGTGCGGAAAGTGTCGTTCGGCGTGGGGGTGGAGCGGACGTTCCCCGTGCACACACCTACGGTTGATTCGATTGAGGTGACGCGTCGTGGGCGCGTGCGCCGCGCGAAACTGTACTACTTGCGGGATCGGCACGGTAAGGCCGCGCGTATTCGCGAGAAGCGCTAG
- the trmD gene encoding tRNA (guanosine(37)-N1)-methyltransferase TrmD, whose product MQFDLISIFPSFFNVLELSLMGKAVDTNQLRIRVHDLREWTHDRHRSVDDAPYGGGAGMVMKPNVWGRAIDAVLDESDARRVLAIPTPSGVPLTQQHVRDLAGVGQIIVACGRYEGIDARVSQHYRNCTNVEVFEYSIGDFVLNGGEVAALALVEAVARLREGFMGNPESLKEESFEDNLLEYPAYTRPEKWRDHAVPEVLKSGDHGRVAQWRRRKSLMKTARRRPDLLNQIPQEDLNVHDLEVLAACGWMRSAGSRFERVAFAPAQLDDAPQLAQLAAQTFPDACPPEVTAQARQRHIREYLSEDAVRGWIQDPQRRVMVARWRGELVAYTMIEIVSTQAPPPDVPAELWADASLYLSKCYARQDMRGTGIMGALLETAVEQAPVDAGRPRILLGTHVRNRRAQKFYKRHGWRKIGKRVFLVGGVENQDVVYARTLA is encoded by the coding sequence ATGCAATTTGATTTAATTTCAATCTTCCCCAGTTTTTTTAATGTGCTGGAACTGTCGCTGATGGGCAAAGCAGTGGACACAAACCAGCTTAGAATCCGCGTGCACGACCTGCGGGAGTGGACCCATGACCGGCACCGAAGTGTGGACGACGCGCCCTATGGTGGGGGTGCTGGGATGGTTATGAAACCAAACGTGTGGGGACGCGCAATTGATGCGGTTTTAGACGAATCGGATGCCAGGCGAGTGCTGGCAATCCCAACGCCGTCCGGGGTTCCTCTTACTCAACAACACGTGCGGGACCTGGCGGGGGTAGGGCAGATTATTGTGGCTTGCGGACGCTACGAAGGAATAGACGCGCGCGTATCGCAGCACTATCGTAACTGCACAAATGTGGAGGTATTCGAATACTCCATCGGCGACTTCGTGCTCAACGGAGGAGAAGTGGCGGCGCTGGCTCTGGTGGAGGCGGTGGCGCGGCTGCGAGAGGGATTTATGGGCAACCCTGAGTCGCTAAAAGAAGAATCTTTCGAAGATAATCTGCTCGAGTACCCCGCGTATACGCGCCCCGAGAAGTGGCGCGACCACGCGGTGCCCGAGGTGCTGAAAAGTGGGGACCACGGGCGGGTTGCGCAGTGGCGGCGGCGGAAATCCTTGATGAAAACCGCGCGGCGGCGACCAGATTTGCTGAACCAGATTCCGCAAGAGGATCTGAACGTGCATGATCTAGAGGTTTTAGCTGCGTGCGGGTGGATGCGGAGCGCGGGGTCGCGGTTCGAACGGGTGGCCTTCGCCCCTGCGCAGCTCGATGATGCGCCGCAGTTAGCGCAGCTGGCAGCACAGACGTTCCCGGATGCGTGCCCGCCCGAAGTTACTGCGCAAGCACGCCAGCGGCATATTCGGGAGTATTTGAGTGAGGACGCGGTGCGCGGGTGGATTCAGGATCCGCAGCGCCGGGTAATGGTGGCCCGGTGGCGCGGTGAGCTCGTGGCATACACGATGATTGAAATCGTCTCGACACAGGCGCCCCCGCCGGATGTTCCAGCGGAACTATGGGCGGATGCTTCGCTGTACTTGTCGAAGTGCTACGCCCGCCAGGACATGCGCGGTACCGGGATAATGGGGGCACTGCTGGAAACCGCCGTGGAACAGGCGCCGGTGGACGCAGGCCGACCTCGCATACTGCTGGGAACCCACGTGAGGAATCGGCGGGCGCAGAAGTTTTACAAGCGCCACGGGTGGCGAAAAATAGGTAAACGCGTGTTCCTAGTTGGGGGCGTGGAGAACCAGGACGTGGTGTACGCCCGAACTTTGGCGTGA
- the rimM gene encoding ribosome maturation factor RimM (Essential for efficient processing of 16S rRNA) translates to MDVTVGIVGPAHALKGEVLVDTRSDVVEKRIYPGAQLRTEPAAVGPLTVQTVRVHKGRLAVRFEGVRDRTTAESLRGVHLVVDTEEIEPEVNAWYPHELRGLTVCDSQERELGVVKDLQLGEAQDLLVVSTERGDVLVPFVEAIVPVVDVPGGRVRVTPPGGLFDDDFE, encoded by the coding sequence ATGGATGTAACTGTTGGGATTGTTGGTCCAGCACACGCATTGAAAGGTGAAGTGCTGGTAGATACGCGTTCAGACGTGGTGGAGAAGCGGATTTACCCGGGGGCACAGCTGCGCACCGAACCAGCTGCGGTGGGGCCGTTGACTGTGCAGACGGTGCGCGTACACAAAGGCCGTTTAGCGGTCCGGTTTGAGGGCGTGAGGGACCGCACCACGGCTGAATCTTTACGTGGCGTCCACCTGGTGGTGGACACCGAAGAGATTGAGCCGGAAGTAAACGCCTGGTACCCGCACGAGCTGCGCGGCCTAACGGTATGCGATAGTCAGGAGCGGGAACTGGGGGTGGTTAAAGATCTGCAACTTGGCGAGGCTCAAGACCTCCTCGTGGTGAGCACGGAACGCGGTGACGTGCTTGTCCCGTTTGTTGAAGCGATTGTGCCGGTTGTGGACGTGCCCGGTGGGCGCGTGCGAGTCACCCCGCCGGGTGGCCTGTTCGATGACGACTTTGAGTGA
- a CDS encoding RNA-binding protein — MLADALEHIVSGIVDHPDDVEVTSRSMRRGRLLEVRVNPDDLGRVIGRSGRTARAMRAVMSALSTRGPVRVDVIDTDRD; from the coding sequence ATGCTCGCGGATGCTCTGGAACATATTGTTAGCGGTATCGTGGATCATCCAGACGATGTGGAGGTAACGTCGCGTTCGATGCGTCGTGGGCGTCTGCTTGAGGTTCGGGTGAATCCCGATGATCTGGGACGCGTTATTGGCCGTTCGGGCCGGACTGCGCGGGCGATGCGCGCAGTAATGTCCGCACTGTCAACACGCGGCCCGGTGCGGGTCGATGTGATTGACACGGATCGCGACTAA
- the rpsP gene encoding 30S ribosomal protein S16 gives MAVRIRLKRMGKVHAPFYRVIVVDSRKKRDGRVIEEIGTYDPTRQPSTINIKGDRAQYWLGVGAQPSNQVRKLLWLTGDWAAFKGVENPKSYVKYASADEEAAAKAIQAAEDDAIKRKAAVAEAKAKAEAEAAEAKKAEEEAAKAEEAEESAEESEEA, from the coding sequence GTGGCAGTTCGTATTCGTTTGAAGCGCATGGGGAAGGTCCATGCTCCGTTCTACCGGGTAATTGTTGTCGATTCACGCAAGAAGCGTGACGGCCGTGTAATTGAAGAGATCGGCACGTACGATCCTACCCGCCAACCGTCCACAATCAACATTAAAGGTGATCGGGCGCAGTACTGGCTGGGAGTTGGCGCGCAGCCGTCAAACCAGGTGCGTAAGCTCCTGTGGTTGACTGGTGACTGGGCGGCGTTCAAGGGGGTTGAGAACCCGAAGTCTTACGTCAAGTACGCGTCAGCGGATGAGGAAGCTGCGGCAAAAGCTATTCAGGCTGCCGAAGATGACGCGATTAAACGCAAGGCTGCTGTGGCTGAGGCGAAAGCTAAGGCAGAGGCAGAAGCTGCGGAAGCTAAGAAGGCAGAAGAAGAGGCCGCTAAGGCTGAGGAAGCGGAGGAATCCGCTGAGGAGTCTGAGGAAGCCTAA